GGCTAGTTAAGGACTGAaacaaattgcctaaggaggttgtggtaTCTCCGTcggtggaggtttttaagaagaggttagacaagcacctgtcagggaccGTGTAGATAAAACTTAGTTCttcctcagggcaggggactggactagatgaccactcaAGGTCTCTCCCActcctacatttctaggattctaggATTTTGAGGGcaagaaaaagcaaaaacaagaGATGGAATTGTTTTCCTTATGTTCTAgccatttgttttcttttcagccAGTAAAACTGTGACAAAAAAGAAAATTCCAAACTTTCTGAGTGTGTCCTGGTATCCTCAGGGATGCTGCACCACTCAGTAGCTAATTGGTCTCTGAAGGAATTGCAGTGCCAGAAGGAGTGGAAAAAGAACCATGGGAATTGGAAATAAGTAAAATGGGACTGGAAATAGTGTTGGGCGTTTGCTGCAGGCAACAAACATAACAAGCAATCTCCATGCTCGGTTTCATTACAAGACCTTGATTTCCTATATCTAAATGAGGGCATTGCAACATCAGAGCTATATTAGTAAAACATATTACTTCTGACACAAATTCTCTAGGTGATCCATTGCTAGATATCGTAGGTTCCCTTGAAATTTGTATTTTTATTCGAACACCATGTAAGTGAGCAGCCACCATGGAGAACCAAACTGCAGTGACAGAGTTTATCCTTCTGGGCTTCACAGATATTTGCAGGCTGCAGATCCTGCTCTTCGTTTTGTTACTTATCACCTATGTCTTGACCTTAGCTGGAAACATTCTCATTATCTCCATCACTCTGGTGGACAGGTGCTTCCAGATGCCCATGTATTTTTTCCTCAGGAATTTCTCATTTTTGGAGATTGGCTTCACCTCAGCGTCCATCCCAAAAGTTTTGTTCAACCTGGCATTAGGTCATCAGTCCATATCTGTGGCTGGGTGTTTTTCACAATGTATATTTTATCTCACTGTGGGCACTGCTGAGTTTTACCTGCTGGCGGCCATGTCCTTCGATAGGTACATAGCCATCTGCAACCCCCTGCACTACACATCCATCATGACCAGTCACTTCTGTGACTGGCTGGTGCTGACCTCTTGGCTTATTGGTTTCGGATATGTGATCGTCCCCCTTGTTCTATTGTTCCGGTTGCCATTCTGTGGCCCCAACATCATTAACCATTTTTTCTGTGACAGTGCTGCATTGCTTGAACTTGCCTGCACAGACACTCGGCTCCTAGGACTCCTGTCTTTCCTCTTGGCCACAGGCAGCATACTGGACACTTTAGCCATCACTGTTGTCTCCTATTTCAAGGTCATCTCCGTGGTGATGCGCATCCCCTCCACAGCCGAGAGGCAGAAAGCTTtccccacctgctcctctcacatcACCGTGATCTCCATCACCTACGGCAGCTGCATTTTCGTGTATGTCACACCCACATGGAGCAGCAGGCTGGACTTGCGCAGGGCTGTGGCTGTTCTTAACAACGTTCTGTCCCCTCTGCTCAACCccttcatctacagcctgaggaacaaacAGGTGAAAGAGGCCTTGAGGGACGCACTCAGCCAGAGCGCGGCATTTTCTAAGGATCCAAAGATGTGACACGAGATGACAAATGCAAACAATGATCAGTGGATTGATCTAATCTATCATCtgatcttatctatctatctaataaaGGTACATACTCATTTCTAATTATGTTGAGTGGGGACGTCCGGAATAGGAGGAAAGGTTTCAGACCGTGGCCCTCTATTACTGAGGCCTTGGACTTTGCCTTTGCACAGTGCTTTTCAAATAATGCAAAGTCTTTACCCTTCAGAGAGCAAACTTGGTTTTGTTtctaacataagaacggccctactgtgtcagaccaaaggtccatctagcccagtaacctaacgatagtggccagtgccaggtgccccagagggaatgaacacaacagggaatcatcaagtgatccattccctgtcacccattcccagcttgtggcaagcagaggccagggacaccattcctgcccatcctggctaatagtcattgatggacctatcctccatgaacttatctagttctttttttaaccctgttacagtcttggccttcacaacatcctctggcaaggatttccacaggttgactctgtgttgtgtgaaaaaatacttccttttgtttgttttaatcctgctgcctattaatttcatttagcgacccctagttcttgtgttttgagaagtagtaaacaagaCTTCCTTATCTacgttctccacaccagtcattattttatagacatctgtcatatccccccttagccatctcttttccaagctgcaaagccccagtcttattaatctctcctcatacggaagccattccatacccctactcatttttgttacccttttctgaaccttttccaattctaatagatcttttttgagctgtggcgaccacatctgcacgctatattcaagatatgggtgtaccatggatttatagagaggtaacatgatattttctgtcctattatctatcttaattattcccagcattctgttcgcttttttgactgccactgcacattgaatggatgttttcagagaacgatccacaatgactccaagatctttcttgagtgaaaacagctaatttagatcccatcattttatatgtatagttgggattatgctttccagtatgcattactttgcatttatcaacattaaacttcatctgccattttgttgcccagtcattcagttttgagagatcctttttagctcttcgcagtctgcctgggtcttaactatctttattaattttgcatcatctataaattttgccacctcactatttaccccttttttccagatcatttatgaatatgttgaataggactggtcccagaaaagacccttgggggaccccaGTATTTACCTCTCtatattctgaaaactgaccatttattcctaccctttgtttcctatgttttgaccagttaccagtccatgagaggaccttctctgttatcccatgacagcttactttgcttaagtgcCTTTGGTGAGggcccttgtcaaaggctttctgaaaatataagtacactatacccactggatcccccttggtacacatgcttgttgaccccctcaaagaatactagtagattggtgaggcatgatttccctttactgataccatgttgactcttcctcaacaaattatgttcatctatatgtctggcaatattgttctttattatcatttcaaccagtttgcccggtactgaagtcaggcttacaggcctgtgaTTGCCGGGATCActtctggagctctttttaaagattggcatcacattagctctccaccagtcatctggtacagaagctgatttaaatgataggttacagactgcagttactagttctgcaatttcacatttaattcctgcagaactcttgggtgataccattTATTAACTCTGTCTGGATCTGTGGACTGCTCATGTAATTAAGAGAAAAATCATTGTAGAATTCATTGTGAAGTGACTCTCTGTATTACATGTAAGCCCCTTccttttcagtttaaactgatttttaccaaaaaactcccatgttttacaaaaagtattattcagcttttttctgattttcaccctacttttatatcattcaaatattaaaaaataacttgttttattgggGACATACGATACATGGCATGAGATAGATGTATTGCATCAATACAAAAGTCTGTGTGTatgtgcaaagctgcctgttgaagtcagGCTATGGATTAGTTTTGAAGATACACACACTAAACACACAGGCACGCACAGACACTGAAGTGCATGAGCATCTGAACGTGCTGATGAAGCTCATGCCCACCACGTATGCAGTTCAAGCTGCTGGCAgataatggtttaaagatttgacacTCTGAAgtgggaaataaacaaaaatctgCATCAGAATacgtttcagaacacaaggaagtattcaaaagttttaaaaaaacaggagaaaaggataaTGTTGAATGTATAtgctgcaaatggtgtggcccaattattaaatatacatatttagagGCTAATAGTTCTAAAGTCTACAACAGTAACTGTTTATtctaatgaaaagttttatttggggattagagaaatattgttttcttaaactcagattTAGAAGCCAAAAGCTCATTTTCAAAGGGGATTTAGGCATTTATGAGTCTAAATTCCTATTTCAATACTGTCAGGGTtcccttcccactctgaactctggggtgcagatgtggggacctgcatgaaagacctcctatgcttatttttaccagcttaggttagaaacttccccaaggcacaaatccttccttgtccttggaacagtatcgctgccaccaccaagtgagttagacaaagattcagcaaaagaaccacttggagttcctgttttcccaaaatatccccctaagctccttcaccccctttcctgggaaggcttgagagtaaccaaggtgagcacagaccagacccttgggtttttaggtcACTAAAACCAATCAGATTTGTAAtaaacagaactttattataatgaaaaaataaaagaagcacctctgtaaaatcagggtggaaggtgtcaaggttttttcccccactttgaactttagcatccaaaaaatggggacctgcatgatcacttttaagcttaattacaaccttaaatctggtacactgccaccagccagaaattccaATGTCTGGCACACTCCCTGTCTCCCCAAAAGCTTTCCTGGGGAACACAATCCAAACCCCTTCTTTCCTGCcggaccttcccctccctgggttgccttgagaggcttcacacagatccaaactccttggatttttAAACAAAGAGGGATTACCCTTCCCtctcctttttcccccaccaatccctggtgagttcagacccaatccccttgggtcttaaacaaggaaaaaaatcaatcaggttctttaaaaaagaaaacttttaattaaagaaagaaaaagtaaaaattatctctgtaaaatcaggatggagaatgctttacagggtattcagattcatatagactagagagacctcccctgcccccagccttagattcaaagttacaacaaacagaggtaaaaatccttccagcaaaagaaaaacattcacaagttgaaagaaaacaaacataagactaatccgccttgcctggatacttacaagtttgaaacatgatagactgattcagaaagatttggagagtctggttgtatgtctggtccctctttgtcccaagagtgaacaacccccaaaacaaacagcacaaacaaagacttccctccaccgaaatttaaaagtatcttgtctccctattggtcctctggtcaggtgtcagccaggtttactgagcttcttaaccctttacaggtaaaagagaaattaacccttaactatctgtttatgacagaaggtaattcacagagtaatcagattcaaaacacagaggattacaaaaacagggataaacctctctcttagcacagggaaaatttacaagctaaaacaaaagataaccgaatgcatttccttgctattacttgcTATTTCTGTAATATTGGATGCTTAGTTCAGATGTGGTTTTAGAAGATGTAT
Above is a genomic segment from Gopherus flavomarginatus isolate rGopFla2 chromosome 11, rGopFla2.mat.asm, whole genome shotgun sequence containing:
- the LOC127031690 gene encoding olfactory receptor 49-like gives rise to the protein MENQTAVTEFILLGFTDICRLQILLFVLLLITYVLTLAGNILIISITLVDRCFQMPMYFFLRNFSFLEIGFTSASIPKVLFNLALGHQSISVAGCFSQCIFYLTVGTAEFYLLAAMSFDRYIAICNPLHYTSIMTSHFCDWLVLTSWLIGFGYVIVPLVLLFRLPFCGPNIINHFFCDSAALLELACTDTRLLGLLSFLLATGSILDTLAITVVSYFKVISVVMRIPSTAERQKAFPTCSSHITVISITYGSCIFVYVTPTWSSRLDLRRAVAVLNNVLSPLLNPFIYSLRNKQVKEALRDALSQSAAFSKDPKM